In Candidatus Sulfurimonas marisnigri, a single genomic region encodes these proteins:
- a CDS encoding flagellar biosynthesis anti-sigma factor FlgM, with product MISQINSGAIRSAYSNSSGESKEVSDKKVTTVSKQGDTSKVDQIKEALESGEYKINIEALSEKIAEELLS from the coding sequence ATGATTTCACAAATCAATAGCGGGGCTATACGTAGTGCTTACTCAAATAGTTCTGGGGAAAGCAAAGAAGTGTCAGATAAGAAAGTCACAACAGTCTCTAAACAGGGGGACACAAGCAAAGTGGACCAGATAAAAGAGGCTCTTGAGTCTGGAGAATATAAAATCAACATAGAAGCTTTATCTGAAAAAATAGCCGAAGAGTTGTTAAGTTAA
- a CDS encoding exonuclease domain-containing protein has protein sequence MLIFLDVETTGLESADRICSIGLIAVDGDKIISKYDLVNEGKKISSKASSINHITNEMIKDKPKLAECETYMFLQEHNNENSTIIAHNLKFDLKMLATCNFKPNTKLIDTLRVTKHLIAECEQFSLQFLRYELQLYKIEEKEALKCGITEDISAHNALIDSLHVELLYEYLLEISSHVEMIELSFKNVQIEKFEFGKYSGRYIEEIAMIDRAYLEWMLSNIMDLDEDLRYSINYNLEG, from the coding sequence ATGCTGATATTTCTAGATGTTGAAACAACGGGACTAGAGAGTGCTGACAGAATTTGTTCTATTGGTCTTATTGCAGTAGATGGCGATAAAATAATTTCAAAATATGACCTTGTAAATGAAGGTAAAAAAATATCTTCAAAAGCTTCAAGTATAAACCATATTACAAATGAGATGATAAAAGATAAACCTAAACTAGCTGAGTGTGAAACATATATGTTTTTACAAGAACATAACAATGAAAATTCAACAATAATAGCCCATAACCTAAAGTTTGATTTGAAAATGTTAGCTACATGTAACTTTAAACCAAATACCAAACTAATAGATACACTAAGAGTGACTAAACACCTTATAGCAGAGTGTGAACAGTTCTCTTTACAGTTTTTAAGGTATGAATTACAGCTATATAAGATAGAAGAAAAAGAGGCTCTTAAATGTGGAATAACAGAGGATATCTCGGCGCACAATGCATTGATTGATTCTTTACATGTAGAGCTTTTATATGAGTATCTTTTAGAAATATCTTCACATGTAGAGATGATTGAACTTAGCTTTAAAAATGTGCAGATAGAGAAGTTTGAATTTGGAAAATATAGTGGTCGATACATTGAAGAGATTGCTATGATAGATAGAGCTTATTTAGAGTGGATGCTTAGCAATATTATGGATTTAGATGAAGATTTGCGCTATAGTATCAATTACAATTTAGAGGGGTAA
- the purH gene encoding bifunctional phosphoribosylaminoimidazolecarboxamide formyltransferase/IMP cyclohydrolase produces MVKRALVSVSDKSGVVEFCKSLVSNGYEIISTGGTYKKLVESGVKAIEIDEVTKFPECFEGRVKTLNPYVHGGILHRRDKQSHLDQAKELGVESIDLVCVNLYPFKETIERTDDFDDIIENIDIGGPAMVRSAAKNFDSVIIVTDVEDYSTVISNIENEANTVEFRRAMMIKAYEHTAAYDSMIANYMNERFNKGFGEKQFIVGNKVMDTRYGENPHQKGALYEFDKHYSNNFTTLKGEASFNNMNDLSGAVKIASAFGDENAVCITKHGNPCGFAIKDTLLEAYEEALKCDPVSAFGGVVAVNGTVNKELAEKMNEIFLEVVIAGRITPEAQEVFEKKKRIKLFEMGNDKLVLANDKKDFKHIDGGFVYQDADKVGEDEVKNAKLVSKNSATVQELKDMEIAYKVASLTKSNCVVYVKNSAMVAVGMGMTSRVDASQCALKKAKDMGLDVTGAALASEAFFPFRDSIDAAAAAGVKSVIEPGGSIRDEEIIDAANEFGMSLYFSEIRHFLH; encoded by the coding sequence GGCGGAACTTATAAAAAGTTGGTCGAAAGTGGTGTAAAAGCTATTGAGATTGATGAAGTAACAAAATTTCCTGAGTGTTTCGAAGGACGTGTAAAAACTCTGAACCCTTATGTTCATGGCGGAATTTTACATAGACGTGACAAGCAGTCACATCTGGATCAAGCAAAAGAGTTGGGCGTTGAGTCTATTGACTTAGTCTGTGTAAACCTTTACCCATTTAAAGAGACTATTGAAAGAACTGATGACTTTGATGACATCATAGAAAATATAGACATCGGTGGACCTGCAATGGTTCGCTCTGCTGCAAAAAACTTTGATAGCGTAATCATTGTAACTGATGTAGAAGACTACTCTACAGTTATCAGCAATATCGAAAATGAAGCTAATACAGTTGAATTTAGACGTGCTATGATGATAAAAGCGTATGAGCACACAGCTGCATACGACAGCATGATTGCAAACTATATGAATGAGCGTTTTAACAAAGGTTTTGGTGAGAAGCAGTTCATCGTTGGAAATAAAGTTATGGATACTCGTTATGGTGAAAACCCTCATCAAAAAGGTGCTTTATATGAGTTTGACAAACACTACTCAAACAACTTTACAACACTAAAAGGTGAAGCTAGTTTCAATAATATGAATGACTTAAGTGGCGCTGTTAAAATTGCATCTGCATTTGGTGATGAAAATGCTGTCTGTATAACTAAGCATGGTAATCCGTGTGGTTTTGCTATTAAAGATACATTGTTAGAGGCTTATGAAGAAGCACTTAAATGTGATCCTGTTTCTGCTTTTGGCGGTGTTGTTGCTGTTAACGGTACTGTAAATAAAGAGTTAGCAGAAAAAATGAATGAGATATTTTTAGAAGTTGTTATCGCTGGTCGTATAACTCCTGAAGCTCAAGAGGTTTTTGAAAAGAAAAAGAGAATCAAGCTTTTTGAGATGGGAAATGATAAGTTAGTTCTTGCAAACGATAAAAAAGACTTCAAACATATCGATGGTGGTTTTGTATACCAAGATGCCGACAAAGTTGGTGAAGATGAAGTTAAAAATGCAAAACTTGTAAGTAAAAACTCTGCAACAGTACAAGAGTTAAAAGATATGGAAATAGCTTATAAAGTAGCATCTCTTACAAAATCAAACTGTGTTGTATATGTTAAAAACTCTGCAATGGTAGCTGTTGGTATGGGTATGACTTCTCGTGTTGATGCAAGCCAGTGTGCGCTTAAAAAAGCAAAAGATATGGGTCTTGATGTAACTGGTGCAGCTCTTGCATCTGAAGCATTTTTCCCATTTCGTGATAGCATTGACGCAGCTGCAGCAGCTGGTGTGAAGAGTGTTATTGAGCCTGGTGGTTCTATCCGTGATGAAGAAATTATAGATGCTGCAAATGAGTTTGGCATGTCTCTATATTTCTCAGAAATCCGCCACTTTTTACATTAA
- a CDS encoding DnaJ C-terminal domain-containing protein gives MSKSLYETLEIAESANESEIKKAYRKLARKYHPDINKEAGAEDKFKEINSAYEILSDKQKKQQYDMHGDSMFGGQNFHDFSRSHGGGGQGDLDDILRSMFSGGGFGGFGGGGFSQQRQQQPNLDIETSVIIPFSVSILGGSHSVSVNGDRFDIKIPAGVKSGEKMRVKGKGHAQGGRAGDLFLKINVAVSPDYIREDDDIIKTFDVPLSAALFGEKISIQTLEKEIKLKVPQNTKNGQRFRVKEMGAMNRKTSVRGNLYLEANIVLPKVDDLDEDLVELMKEKLPKE, from the coding sequence ATGAGCAAATCATTATACGAAACACTTGAGATTGCAGAGAGTGCAAATGAGAGCGAAATAAAAAAAGCATATAGAAAGTTAGCGAGAAAGTACCATCCAGATATAAACAAAGAAGCTGGAGCGGAAGATAAGTTTAAAGAGATAAATTCTGCTTATGAGATTTTAAGTGACAAGCAGAAAAAACAACAGTATGACATGCATGGTGACTCCATGTTCGGTGGGCAAAACTTTCATGATTTTTCCCGCTCACATGGTGGCGGCGGTCAAGGTGATTTAGATGATATCCTAAGAAGTATGTTCTCTGGCGGTGGTTTTGGAGGTTTTGGAGGTGGCGGTTTTTCGCAACAGCGACAGCAACAACCGAATCTGGATATAGAGACAAGTGTAATAATTCCATTTAGTGTTTCAATTCTTGGAGGCTCACACTCTGTATCTGTAAATGGAGACAGATTTGACATAAAAATTCCAGCAGGTGTTAAGAGTGGCGAGAAAATGCGTGTTAAAGGAAAAGGTCATGCGCAGGGCGGAAGAGCAGGGGATCTATTTTTAAAGATAAATGTAGCGGTTAGTCCTGATTATATCAGAGAAGACGATGACATCATTAAAACTTTTGATGTTCCACTTTCTGCGGCTCTTTTTGGTGAAAAAATATCTATACAGACCTTAGAAAAAGAGATAAAACTTAAAGTTCCTCAAAATACTAAAAATGGACAAAGGTTTCGTGTAAAAGAGATGGGTGCAATGAACCGCAAGACAAGTGTTAGAGGAAACTTATATCTAGAGGCGAATATTGTTTTACCAAAAGTTGATGACTTAGATGAAGATCTTGTAGAGTTAATGAAAGAAAAACTACCAAAAGAGTAG
- the murA gene encoding UDP-N-acetylglucosamine 1-carboxyvinyltransferase, producing MDYLQIKRVKSLNGQIKISGAKNASLPLIAMTILAKNNVSIKNLPHVADINTLLKLLSNLGATFNRGDEITTVDTSSLTETKATYDIVKTMRASILVLGPILARFGHCEVSLPGGCAIGQRPIDLHLKALEQMGAKIDIKAGYIEASAPDGLKGCEIIFDKITVTGTANIVMAAALAHGSTTITNAAREPEVVQLCEILNSNGVEIDGIGTAVLTIQGTSGKLIDIEEFSVIPDRIEAGTYLCAGAITRSELTLTSVNAKHLSAVLSKLEEMGSTFTITPDTITIHPSEIIKPVKIVTQEYPAFPTDMQAQFLALATQANGTSIIEERLFENRFMHVSELQRMGADISLNGHVATVNGKSKLSGTDVMATDLRASSALVLAGLVADGTTDVHRIYHLDRGYDSLEKKLQNVGADIIRLKEQQ from the coding sequence ATGGACTACTTACAAATAAAAAGAGTTAAATCTCTTAATGGGCAAATTAAAATCTCTGGTGCAAAAAATGCATCTCTCCCACTTATTGCAATGACAATACTCGCAAAGAACAATGTTAGCATAAAGAATCTGCCACATGTTGCAGATATAAATACACTATTAAAACTACTTTCAAATCTTGGCGCAACATTTAATAGAGGCGATGAGATAACAACAGTTGACACATCTTCGCTTACCGAGACAAAGGCAACGTATGATATTGTAAAAACCATGCGGGCTTCTATTTTAGTTTTAGGTCCTATTTTAGCTAGGTTTGGGCACTGCGAAGTCTCACTTCCAGGTGGCTGTGCAATAGGTCAAAGACCAATTGATTTACACTTAAAAGCTTTGGAGCAAATGGGCGCAAAAATAGATATTAAAGCTGGTTATATTGAAGCCTCTGCACCTGATGGCTTAAAGGGCTGCGAAATCATATTTGACAAGATTACTGTTACTGGAACTGCAAACATCGTTATGGCGGCAGCTTTAGCTCATGGAAGCACAACAATAACAAATGCGGCAAGAGAACCAGAAGTAGTTCAGCTATGCGAAATCTTAAATTCTAACGGGGTTGAGATTGATGGTATAGGAACAGCTGTTTTAACAATCCAAGGAACTTCTGGAAAACTTATAGATATTGAAGAGTTTTCTGTTATACCTGACAGGATAGAAGCTGGCACGTATCTTTGTGCAGGTGCAATTACCAGATCAGAACTAACACTAACTTCAGTCAATGCAAAACATTTAAGCGCAGTGTTATCAAAACTCGAAGAGATGGGAAGTACGTTCACTATCACGCCAGATACGATTACAATCCATCCATCAGAGATAATAAAACCAGTTAAAATTGTTACACAGGAGTATCCAGCATTTCCAACAGACATGCAAGCTCAATTTTTAGCACTTGCAACTCAGGCGAATGGAACCTCTATTATCGAGGAGAGACTGTTTGAAAATAGATTTATGCACGTTAGTGAACTACAGAGAATGGGTGCTGACATATCTCTAAACGGTCATGTTGCAACAGTAAATGGCAAGTCTAAACTTAGTGGAACAGATGTTATGGCAACAGATTTAAGAGCTTCGAGTGCCCTTGTTTTAGCAGGACTAGTGGCTGATGGAACTACAGATGTTCACCGTATTTATCATCTTGATCGCGGTTATGATTCACTTGAAAAGAAACTGCAAAATGTTGGAGCAGATATAATAAGGCTAAAAGAGCAACAGTGA
- the rsmD gene encoding 16S rRNA (guanine(966)-N(2))-methyltransferase RsmD gives MKSNLVTKKIISGKFKNKVLKLPSKATTRTSKSIVLESFFNTLQFDIIDANFVELFSGSGSIGLEALSRGAKSIMFMERDRDAIKVLKENIEQTDPSSCEVFAGDTFVNIKSVLKNLQKRDESAYFYIDPPFSVREGMEDIYDKTIELIASLPKERVELIIIEHMTGLEIPEKIGAFSLKKSKKFGNTTLTYYI, from the coding sequence ATGAAGAGTAATTTAGTCACAAAAAAAATCATTTCCGGAAAGTTTAAAAACAAAGTTTTAAAATTACCATCTAAAGCAACGACAAGAACATCAAAGTCTATAGTTTTAGAGTCTTTTTTTAATACTTTACAGTTTGATATAATAGATGCAAACTTCGTTGAACTCTTTTCGGGAAGCGGTTCTATAGGCCTAGAGGCACTTAGTCGTGGAGCCAAAAGTATTATGTTTATGGAACGTGACCGTGATGCTATTAAAGTTTTAAAAGAAAATATAGAACAAACTGACCCTAGCTCTTGTGAAGTTTTTGCTGGAGATACTTTTGTAAATATAAAAAGTGTTCTGAAAAACCTTCAAAAAAGAGATGAGTCAGCATATTTTTATATTGACCCACCTTTTAGTGTAAGAGAAGGGATGGAAGATATATATGACAAAACAATAGAGTTGATAGCTTCTTTGCCAAAAGAGAGAGTTGAGTTGATTATAATAGAGCATATGACAGGTCTAGAAATCCCAGAAAAGATAGGTGCTTTCTCTCTTAAAAAATCTAAAAAATTTGGAAATACAACACTAACCTACTACATATAA
- a CDS encoding flagellar basal body P-ring protein FlgI — MRNFILFLLTITTLYSAKVSDVANIVGVRDNHLIGYSLVIGLKKTGDGTTSKFTLQSIANMLKAMNIDMDPVDIKSKNVAAVVVTAELAPFSRQGDKFNITVSSIGDAKSLEGGTLLMTPLKGVDGKIYGLAQGAVSIGGRNGKGAGVDSHPTVGLIYNGGLVEREISIDLYNQEYVTLSLKESNFKNSVSIQKNINSFYNTQVAVAMDPRTIKLKKPKNRSMIEFLAEVQDIDMNYSVKSKIVINERTGTIISGVGIKIKPIIMTHGDITIKITEQNTLSNPAGAMVVDENMIIGMNENELYTKTGTTTVANLVRSLQKLGASPKDIISILEAMKSAGSISAELKVI; from the coding sequence ATGAGAAATTTTATTCTATTTTTACTTACTATTACTACCCTTTACTCTGCTAAAGTAAGTGATGTTGCAAATATTGTCGGAGTAAGGGACAATCATCTTATAGGTTATTCTCTTGTTATAGGTCTTAAAAAGACTGGTGATGGAACAACTTCAAAATTTACTCTTCAATCAATCGCGAATATGTTAAAAGCAATGAACATCGATATGGACCCTGTAGATATAAAATCAAAAAATGTTGCCGCAGTTGTTGTTACAGCAGAACTCGCTCCATTTTCTAGACAAGGTGATAAGTTTAATATAACTGTATCATCAATAGGAGATGCAAAATCGCTAGAGGGCGGAACACTCTTGATGACTCCTTTAAAAGGGGTTGACGGTAAAATTTATGGTCTAGCACAAGGCGCAGTAAGTATCGGTGGGCGAAATGGAAAAGGTGCAGGAGTAGACTCTCATCCAACAGTTGGTCTAATATACAATGGCGGTTTAGTTGAGCGTGAGATTTCAATAGATTTATATAATCAAGAGTATGTAACACTATCTTTAAAAGAGTCTAATTTTAAGAACAGTGTTTCAATTCAAAAAAATATAAATAGTTTTTACAATACTCAAGTAGCGGTTGCTATGGATCCTAGAACAATAAAGCTAAAAAAACCGAAAAACAGAAGTATGATAGAGTTTTTAGCGGAAGTTCAAGATATAGATATGAACTATAGTGTTAAAAGTAAAATAGTTATAAATGAGAGAACTGGAACAATAATCTCAGGTGTCGGAATTAAAATCAAACCAATTATTATGACTCATGGCGATATTACAATAAAAATTACAGAGCAAAACACTTTAAGTAATCCAGCTGGAGCGATGGTTGTTGATGAAAATATGATTATTGGTATGAACGAGAATGAGTTGTACACTAAAACTGGAACTACAACTGTAGCAAACTTGGTTCGCTCTTTGCAAAAATTGGGAGCCTCTCCAAAGGATATTATTTCAATTTTAGAAGCGATGAAAAGTGCTGGCAGTATATCTGCAGAGTTAAAGGTAATATAA
- a CDS encoding rod-binding protein: MYGSNSINMQANYMSQQHQIPKIDPKAENAELREQTDAFESVILKMLMDNAMKDEKNLFSDQNDPGDKIYKSMYRDELAKASAGGFGFSQMLYDFLSEKA; encoded by the coding sequence ATGTACGGATCAAATTCAATAAATATGCAAGCCAACTATATGTCACAACAACACCAAATTCCTAAAATTGATCCAAAAGCAGAAAATGCTGAATTAAGAGAGCAAACAGATGCTTTTGAGTCAGTAATATTAAAAATGCTTATGGATAATGCTATGAAAGATGAAAAAAATCTTTTTTCAGATCAAAATGATCCAGGGGATAAAATTTATAAATCTATGTATAGAGATGAACTTGCAAAGGCTAGTGCAGGAGGTTTTGGATTTTCTCAAATGTTATATGATTTTTTGAGTGAAAAAGCTTAA
- a CDS encoding heat shock protein transcriptional repressor HspR has translation MIHQYDEPVYLISIVAKILDIHPQTLRQYERENLVSPSRTNGRIRLYSQRDIDRIKLILRMTRELGVNLAGVDIILRLKENVDEMEQEISELRQEVTRAHSTRSVSPNKSLVTKKSIYEMIIFESK, from the coding sequence ATGATACACCAGTATGATGAGCCAGTTTATTTGATTAGTATTGTTGCAAAAATATTAGATATCCATCCACAAACTCTTAGACAGTATGAGAGAGAAAATCTTGTATCTCCATCTAGAACAAATGGAAGAATAAGGCTATATTCTCAAAGAGATATTGACAGAATAAAACTGATTTTAAGAATGACTCGTGAACTGGGAGTAAACTTAGCCGGCGTAGACATTATCTTAAGACTAAAAGAGAATGTCGATGAAATGGAACAAGAAATTTCAGAACTTAGACAAGAAGTTACTCGTGCACATAGCACTCGTTCTGTCTCACCAAATAAATCCCTCGTTACTAAAAAAAGCATCTATGAGATGATAATATTTGAGAGTAAATAA